The stretch of DNA AGCCCATTGCAGCAGCGGCTTGGGGAATATAAGAGGCAAAAAATAAGTCAGTATAGACATTAATTTGCAACATTCCTGACGATAAAGTTGCAGGAATCATCACTTTCATTACATCCTGCACTCCTGGCTGCTGAAATTCAAAGCGCAAACGCAATGTTCCCAAACCAGATCGCCATTGGGCAAATACTTGGATTAACCACTGCATTGCTGCACCAGCTAGGGTTCCCCAAGCTAATACTAAGCCGCCAGCTAAGGCATATTTGGGCTGAGTAATTTTGTCTCCTACTTGCATAGCGAAAAAGGCGAGGCCGCCAATGACTGCAACGCTGGAAAATAAGGGACTAATTGATGGCAACCAATACATATCAGCGGCGTTAAGAGTGCCGAAACCAATGCCAATTAATCCAGCAAGTAAGGCCATTGGTGCCATAATTCGGAATTGTTGGATCGCGATCGCTCTTATTTCTAAACCTTCTGCTGTTCTCGTCAATCCCGGCGCGACTAAATCTATCAGGGGATCGGCAAAAATAATCAAACCAACGGTCACAAAAAGCAGGATGCCGCCGATTAAAGTGGCGATCGTTTCTACTAGGGGGGCCGCTTCTGACTTGCCACGCTTGGCTAAAGCGCTGACAATGGCGCTATGAAATGGCCCGTTGATGCCGCCTAGTAAAATGAACAAAAAGCCGGGGATGACATAAGCGTAGTTGTAGGCATCGACAGCGGTACCTACGCCGAAAGCGGCCGCGATCGCCTGTTGGCGAACTAACCCAAAGACTTTGCTGATCAGAGTGGCGATCGCCACAATTCCAGCGATCCCCGCTAGAGAACGTTTTGGTTTTTGCAATGATTCAGACACGAAAAGTTACAAACACTGATAGAATAGTTCGCTTAGTCTCATCGCGAATCTGAAAAAGCATAACATATAGCAACCGCCAAGGCGGTTACGATGCTCAGGGCTAGGGGCTACGATGCTCAGGGAAGAAGAGGAAGAAGGGGAAAAGAGGGACTACGATGCTCTGATGCTCAGGAAAGAAGAGGAAGAAGGGAATGGAATTAAGGGTTTGAGGAAACTAAAATGTCCTAACCACCTTGGCGGTTGCTATATAGGAATCCTAAATCATTTGTGAATTTCTGACTCCCTCCCCTTGGTAAGGGGAGGGTTGGGGTGGGGTAAAAAATTTACGACTATTTAGGATTGCTATATAAGCCTGCTTTCCTAATATTACAGTTAACTTTTAAAAGTTACTAATCTATAGTATGCGCTATTTCCTGCTCCTTACTCTCCTCATCCTGCATCTGCAATAACTCAGGAACAGTAACAAACTTATAGCC from Kamptonema formosum PCC 6407 encodes:
- the murJ gene encoding murein biosynthesis integral membrane protein MurJ; the protein is MSESLQKPKRSLAGIAGIVAIATLISKVFGLVRQQAIAAAFGVGTAVDAYNYAYVIPGFLFILLGGINGPFHSAIVSALAKRGKSEAAPLVETIATLIGGILLFVTVGLIIFADPLIDLVAPGLTRTAEGLEIRAIAIQQFRIMAPMALLAGLIGIGFGTLNAADMYWLPSISPLFSSVAVIGGLAFFAMQVGDKITQPKYALAGGLVLAWGTLAGAAMQWLIQVFAQWRSGLGTLRLRFEFQQPGVQDVMKVMIPATLSSGMLQINVYTDLFFASYIPQAAAAMGYAGLLVMTPLGIISNVILVPFLPIFSRLADPNNWHELKQRIRQALILTGITMLPLSALMVTLALPIVRVVYERVAFKQSASQFVAPVLMAYAIGMFVYLGRDVVVRVFYALGDGETPFRISILNIVLNALLDYFLVKYFGTPGLVLATVGVNIISMVMLLWLLNSKLNGLPWREWILPFMGLTAGSSLTGLVALATLQGCQRLLGTEGLLIQLVELSVASFAGLGVFAIFVTQMKLPEVDMFVDRLRQRFGR